Proteins co-encoded in one Treponema sp. J25 genomic window:
- a CDS encoding PTS sugar transporter subunit IIA: protein MIDDDILTIEEVAKYLRVSERTVYDWAQKGEIPAGKIGTVWRFKKSEIERWVNDRLSTNRMTPQFSSVQIENIISPSRILFLNYSTKRDALLALADNLATAPQVKNKQELAAEILKREELMSTAIGRGIAIPHVRLSSVTDLVVSIGISQCDIIDFQTLDDQPVRLLFMIAAAYNQHAYYLQTLSYFSARLKNKELRSALLAAGTPQEVYNLLVAPPEVAKS from the coding sequence ATGATTGATGATGATATCCTTACGATAGAAGAGGTTGCCAAGTACCTGCGAGTTTCAGAGCGGACGGTCTATGATTGGGCTCAAAAAGGAGAAATTCCTGCAGGAAAGATCGGTACGGTTTGGCGGTTCAAAAAATCTGAAATTGAGCGATGGGTAAACGACCGGCTATCCACCAATCGCATGACTCCCCAGTTTTCTTCGGTTCAGATAGAAAATATTATTTCTCCCAGTCGCATCCTTTTCTTAAACTATTCAACGAAACGGGATGCCCTTCTTGCGCTGGCGGATAATCTGGCCACCGCTCCTCAGGTGAAAAATAAACAGGAACTGGCCGCCGAAATCCTGAAACGGGAAGAACTCATGAGCACCGCCATTGGGCGGGGAATCGCTATTCCCCACGTGCGGCTTTCCTCGGTGACTGACCTGGTGGTCTCTATAGGAATCAGCCAGTGTGATATTATTGATTTTCAGACCCTGGATGACCAGCCGGTCCGGTTGCTTTTTATGATCGCCGCAGCCTATAATCAACATGCCTACTATTTACAGACCCTTTCGTATTTCAGCGCCCGGTTAAAGAATAAAGAACTTCGTTCGGCCCTCCTGGCTGCTGGTACCCCTCAGGAAGTATACAACTTATTGGTTGCTCCCCCGGAGGTAGCTAAAAGCTGA